TATTACTTTTCGCGGGAATAGCCAGTGAAAGTAGCTTTCCCGAGAATTACAAAGTCACGTCAGTGGTTGTTTCGTTTGAAAACTCTACTtttaaaaatacaaaaagataaagtgAGAAGCAAGAAACTTGAAGTGAGAGAGTTGGGGAAACTTCGTTTTGGAGTTTCAAAGTGTCAGCGTTCCACCACTGGCTCATATTTCTTTGTCACACCCTACTTTACAAGTCGGTACGCAAATGTGACACCAGTTGCTACGATGATTCTAGTCTTATGCATGACCTTGGCTGGCAACTTGGAAGGTTGAAATGGTAAATCAAATACAAAAGCAGTAACATTTCTGTGTAGGCGAGGAGAGTGAAAGAGCAAGGTTCTAGTTTGTGCTTGCCGACTAAGTTCTGTGAACCATGCAAATATGAAAACAAATGCTTTTCTAAATAGACCTCTTGTATTGGATTTTATCCACTAAGGGGGAAAAAAGGAAAGAAGTTAAATTAAGATATCCttttcaaagaaaatgatactAAAAAGAGTTGGTACGTGACCATAGGATCTCTTGCGATTGATGTTTTGTTTAAACAAATACATCGAGTTCAGGTTTTAAGGGATTCTTATAAAGTCAATTTGAGTACATTCCAAGGAATATGCTTTGGTGATGTGTTCCTTCCTTTTGTTATTATCGCCATTACAAATTAGGAGGATGCAAGACCGCAACTTGGTTACGTTTCACTTGTTAACTTTTGCACAAAAAGTTTGGCGTTTGCGGTTGTGATGTTATTGATATTTCATGGACCATCTCCTTAATCAACTGAACCGACGCAGTGACAGTTTCCAACTTTGGGTTTGATTGAAAATCCATCACAATGATATTGATGAAAAGTTCCCAGGTTGGGATTTGATGGAAGATCGATAATAATACAAGTGAATTGATTGTTCAGTTTCATGAGTGAACAGAATATCCGAATATGCATGGTTAACAAAATCTAATCCCAACTTCAAAATATTGATTTAAGAATGAGACGATGGGAGAAAGAATCAAACCATATACGTTTAGAATGGCCTTCGTTTTGCCAGAAACATCAGTCATGTGCATAATAGTGCAGATCAAGATGTGAAGAAACAAAAATCTCATTTGAGCATTcagaatcatatatatatatatatacacatagtACTTTGTAGTACTTTGTAGTACAAAAAATACGTATATGCAAAACAATCAGATTTCTCTATACGTAATGAATATGAGATCATTTTTCTTGTGTCTAGATAGCTCCTTCTTTCTACTTTTTTGTATTTAAGCAGCAAGAACTAGCACTTTGATAGTTCCTTGACTGTTGGCAGTTAACATTGTTGGACTGTCGCTCTTCCAACAAACAGCACTTATGAAGTAAGACCCtgcatcatcatcagtatcatctaATTCAGATGAACCAAACTTATGCCCTGCGGCAGGTTTTGAGATAGCCTGCAGTTGAAATTCCAACATTATAAGAATAATGGCATGCATGGAATAAGAACAAGCCAACAAGGTTACAGTAATATTGAGCTAACAAAGACTTCAAGACCTGATTGTGAAATAAGTTTATCCTTACCTTGTGATAAACAAAAACTTCATTTGTTTCACTTCCACAAGCTATATATTCACTATTTACTGTTAGACCCACAAAGTTCTTCTCATTAGTGTGGCCTCTAAATGTACGCACCTGAGTTACGAAAATTCAGTCTGTAAATATGACCATAGTAAGAAATACAGGTGAATAGTTAAAAAAGACTCAAAGCCCCAAAAACTAACCGGCACATTTTCCTTTACATCCCACAACCGTAATGTACTGTCAGTAGATGCTGACGCCAGTTCCTTGTTAGACAAGAATTTTACATAAGAAACAGCTTTTCGATGGCCACTGAAAACATGTAGTGGGGCACTGACGTTTCTCAAGTCATAATAATGAATTTGATGATCAGCTGAACCAACctgtaatatcaaaaacaaacagTCACCATAGATGGCTTATACCCAGCTAGTTTGTAAACACCTAACTACGTAACAAAATGCGAATGATAAAGGGAAACGAATTGTGAGGGGCATTTTGAGTCATCATTCCAGATAAAGGAAGTGTTGCTTTTATCAACTGTTTTAAGAAACTGGGAACAGGAGTATACCGCCACATGGTAGCTTGAACCAGGATTATATTTGACGCAACAAATATTAGCTTTCATGTCGATATTCAGTACACTAGCTTCTTGGTTGGTACACCAAACTTTAACCTGTTTGTAACCAAAtaaaatttcttctcaaaatgatAATATATGAATCACCGATTCTTGTGGGAATCCACAAATAGTCCAAAGACTTCGAACAGATGAGTTTGTACCTTGCAATCATCACTACCAGACACAAGCATTGAAGGCTCTGTACGCGAAAAATCAACACTCCATGCTCGTTTTTCGTGTTCTTCGTATTCCATTACACTCTAACAACCAAAGGGGTACTGTTAGCACATAAACTAATTGAAAGGATCAACGTAATGAGATAGCTGTTCTGGAGAGAAAATAGGAGTTGCAAATAAGAAAAATTCTTCACGAGAGAAGTTACCTGACGAGTATTTACATCCCAAACAGTAACTATTCCTTCGTAATCACTACTTGCTATGTGGTTTTTGGTGAATTTGTTCCAGCTCAGGCAACTTAGTTTGGATCTGGTAGACATCTCCACAACTGGGCAGTGCACATCTGCAGGTTCATTAACCACCTGAAAGAAACCCCATAGAAGAAGATCAGTCAAATAGTCACAGAATAAAAATACTTCGACCCAAGTAAATACATCTGTATCAAGGGCCACTTGGATTTGAAGTCGACGGTGAccgtacaaaaaaaaaatgtttacaaGGAGCACTGGTAGAGAATAAAACTTGACCAAGATTAGCATAAGCATACAGAGTCAAGATATTACCGAAGCAAATTCAAAAACTTTGATGCGTCGAGAAACTCCGGCAGTTGCAAACAACTCATCATCCCGATCAAATTCTATACTGCATTAGAAAGGGCCATTTGAAATGTATACTtaattactcaaaaaaaaaaagagtctaACAGAAGCAGAAGTATTAGCGGCATAGGAAACCAGAACCAACTTGAAGTTACTAACTTCTTGTTTTCTAGTAGCTTAGTCTTGACCCTCACCTTGATACAATATTAGCCGAGTGGAATAAATCTCCATGCCTAAGCTCCGCAATTACCCTCAAACGACTAATTTACAAAAACAATAAGAATAATGAGCGAACAAAACTCACCTGTGAaacaacacaaaagaaaaaatgGCATGATCATCAAAACCTGTATCGTGTAAAGGTAGTCAGAACAGACTGAAACTCCTCGAGGGCGGCATGATAACCTTCTCTTTTTGAGGTATATGTGCTCCTCTCTTGCTGGTTACGAGTTTGACTGACCCATTGCCTCCTTTTTTGTAAGTAACATTCTTGTAAATCGTTAAACTGTTGGCAATGAGAGTAATGAGAATGAAAATCAGTATAAAGATCTATAACACATACCAAATTAGCTTGCTAGAATAATATTTTAGCCTCTGGCTACTTAATTCGCTGATCATATGCCCTACTAAAGGCACTAGATGAAATGAGGAAACAAACCTGAGCATGGATTCGCCTCTTTCTTGCCATAGCCAATCCAGAATGAGAAACGCTTGGTGGATCTGATCCGCCCATTGCCTCCTTCTTTTGGTAACCTTGGGAGCTCTCTTGAGGCTTTGGGTCAGCTTTCCTATTTACCAAACTGCCAAACCCTAATCCTGATTGAGTTGTACGACCACTGGAAATAATCCCACTACTTTGCTTATCAATCGACAGTGGTCGCGCTTTTACTGCAGCATGATCATCCATATGCATCCGCATTTTTACCGAGTATCTCTCCCTCGTTCGGTATAAGTCCATTCTCTGTCTCTCGACTAAATTTATGTCCTCTTTAATGTACTGAATATCAGTTTGCAACTGCAGAGATGCAAAAGAAGGTAGGATGATGTATTAtataaatttaattttataaCTTAAACGACAGCAACTACAGGTTAGTCAAAGATAACCTAACACCAATACAAACATAAAAATGACTAAATATTCAGGCAACCCACATTATACCCAGAGGTAACCAGTAGGAAAACTGAATGCATC
This is a stretch of genomic DNA from Papaver somniferum cultivar HN1 chromosome 1, ASM357369v1, whole genome shotgun sequence. It encodes these proteins:
- the LOC113303769 gene encoding E3 ubiquitin-protein ligase COP1-like, whose amino-acid sequence is MGGGSMGALVPSVKSEGKSEAVGASSEAVGAASTAMVEVGKQNEQVEEEGGSGRGGEMDKDLLCPICMQIIKDAFLTACGHSFCYMCIITHLNNKNDCPCCGHYLTNNQLFPNFLLNKLLKKTTARQIGKNASPVEYLRQSLQHGYEVPVKELDSLLSLLSEKKRRMEQEEAETNMKVLLDFLHCLRKQKVEELTELQTDIQYIKEDINLVERQRMDLYRTRERYSVKMRMHMDDHAAVKARPLSIDKQSSGIISSGRTTQSGLGFGSLVNRKADPKPQESSQGYQKKEAMGGSDPPSVSHSGLAMARKRRIHAQFNDLQECYLQKRRQWVSQTRNQQERSTYTSKREGYHAALEEFQSVLTTFTRYSRLRVIAELRHGDLFHSANIVSSIEFDRDDELFATAGVSRRIKVFEFASVVNEPADVHCPVVEMSTRSKLSCLSWNKFTKNHIASSDYEGIVTVWDVNTRQSVMEYEEHEKRAWSVDFSRTEPSMLVSGSDDCKVKVWCTNQEASVLNIDMKANICCVKYNPGSSYHVAVGSADHQIHYYDLRNVSAPLHVFSGHRKAVSYVKFLSNKELASASTDSTLRLWDVKENVPVRTFRGHTNEKNFVGLTVNSEYIACGSETNEVFVYHKAISKPAAGHKFGSSELDDTDDDAGSYFISAVCWKSDSPTMLTANSQGTIKVLVLAA